The Polymorphobacter megasporae genome window below encodes:
- a CDS encoding 2Fe-2S iron-sulfur cluster-binding protein — protein MSISINKSTVALPIDARVTLLDLLREGMHLAGTKKGCNQGACGACTVLVDGERILSCLALAVQYDGRHVTTIEGLAEANMLHPLQQAFIDHDGFQCGYCTPGQICSAIGMAAEAQRGVPSHVTANLNADVVLTRDELQERMSGNLCRCGAYNGIIDAIRETVAAEMTV, from the coding sequence ATGTCTATATCAATCAACAAATCGACAGTCGCGTTACCGATCGATGCGCGCGTCACCTTGCTCGATCTGTTGCGCGAAGGGATGCACCTCGCTGGAACGAAGAAGGGCTGCAATCAGGGCGCGTGCGGCGCTTGCACCGTTCTTGTCGATGGCGAGCGGATCCTCTCGTGTCTGGCTCTCGCCGTGCAGTATGATGGTCGGCACGTCACCACGATCGAAGGCTTGGCCGAGGCCAATATGCTCCACCCTCTGCAACAAGCGTTCATCGATCATGACGGCTTTCAGTGCGGTTACTGCACCCCAGGCCAGATATGCTCAGCGATTGGGATGGCGGCCGAGGCGCAGCGCGGGGTGCCGAGTCATGTCACCGCAAATCTCAACGCGGATGTCGTGCTGACGCGGGACGAGTTGCAGGAGCGGATGAGCGGCAATCTGTGCCGGTGCGGCGCGTACAACGGGATCATCGACGCAATTCGCGAGACCGTTGCAGCGGAGATGACGGTATGA
- a CDS encoding FAD binding domain-containing protein, whose protein sequence is MKPFIYARAGDTGEALSLGEMRGSAYLGGGTNLVDLMRETVAQHTTLVDVTGLSATIEEIADGGLLIGSAVRNTALAEHRLVRRRYPVLARAILAGASAQIRNMATVGGNLLQRTRCTYFYDTDGSSCNKRLTGSGCDAIEGFNRGHAILGASQTCVATHPSDMCVALAALDAIVHVQGSSGTRTVPFVDLHRLPGDHPEFDTVLETGELVTAIELPPLPLAENSTYRKVRDRASYAFALISVAAALEVDGGLIKDVRIALGGVAHKPWRAMKAEAVLRGGPATEQAFLDAATAELADAVPLRNNGFKIELAKRTLVAVLGDLSKAEA, encoded by the coding sequence ATGAAGCCCTTCATATACGCACGGGCGGGCGACACGGGTGAGGCGCTGAGCCTCGGAGAAATGCGCGGGTCCGCCTATCTTGGGGGTGGTACGAACCTCGTCGATCTAATGCGCGAGACGGTTGCGCAGCACACGACCCTCGTCGACGTGACGGGGCTGTCGGCTACTATCGAAGAAATCGCCGACGGCGGATTGTTGATCGGTTCCGCAGTCCGCAATACCGCTCTTGCCGAGCACCGCCTGGTTCGTCGACGGTACCCAGTGCTGGCACGCGCGATCCTGGCGGGTGCCTCGGCGCAGATCCGGAACATGGCGACCGTCGGCGGCAATCTGCTCCAACGGACGCGCTGCACCTATTTTTACGATACCGACGGATCGAGCTGCAACAAGCGTCTGACGGGATCGGGATGCGACGCGATCGAGGGCTTCAACCGCGGCCATGCGATTCTCGGCGCGTCGCAGACGTGCGTTGCTACGCATCCATCGGACATGTGCGTCGCGCTCGCAGCGCTCGATGCGATTGTGCACGTACAGGGCAGTAGCGGCACGCGGACGGTGCCGTTCGTCGACCTCCATCGCCTGCCCGGCGATCATCCTGAGTTCGACACTGTGCTTGAAACGGGAGAGCTGGTCACGGCGATCGAATTGCCGCCATTGCCGCTTGCGGAGAACTCGACCTATCGCAAGGTACGCGATCGGGCGAGCTACGCCTTCGCGCTGATATCGGTGGCGGCCGCGCTCGAAGTGGACGGCGGCCTGATCAAGGACGTCAGGATCGCGCTCGGCGGCGTGGCGCACAAGCCATGGCGGGCAATGAAGGCAGAGGCCGTGTTGCGCGGCGGCCCAGCAACCGAACAGGCCTTCCTTGACGCCGCGACCGCCGAGCTGGCCGACGCCGTGCCGCTGCGCAACAACGGCTTCAAGATCGAATTGGCCAAACGGACCCTCGTTGCCGTTCTCGGCGACCTTTCGAAAGCGGAAGCATGA